From one Leptospira licerasiae serovar Varillal str. VAR 010 genomic stretch:
- a CDS encoding FAD-dependent monooxygenase translates to MKHNQPNYDVIISGAGPVGLFLACELALAKCSVLILEKSDNPYSPFKQLPFGIRGLSAPSIESFDRRGLLGELEIHKHLKNPHANAVQQGPRRQVGHFAGIPFHEGNIDTSQWKHRLKSSTETNLISVMEEIETILTLRAVSLGVEIKRGLALTSFSQTEDGVIVQSVDQSFQGQWLVGCDGARSAVRKLGGFEFIGTEPEFTGYSTKIDLADPEKLKPGRNLTERGMYLQSQPGFIVMQDFDRGAFHSSEKQITLEHVQEVLRRISNTDVTISALHFATTWTDRARQVSSYLNGRILLAGDAAHIHSPLGGQGLNLGLGDAMNLGWKLAATIHNKAPEGLLDSYQRERHPIGAQVLDWSRAQVHIMKPNPEARALNSIFRDLMETRDVATYMAARVWGIFAHYDLGDAHPLVGYSVPNFEFEDGRRTSELMQGGQGILLDFDSNSSLKTFANEYGDRIKYISGRAKEQLGLNSVLIRPDGIIAWASDIKPDIQSIRQEASRWFTQFIS, encoded by the coding sequence ATGAAGCATAACCAGCCCAATTATGATGTTATTATTTCCGGGGCTGGCCCGGTCGGACTTTTTTTAGCATGCGAGCTCGCTCTTGCAAAATGTTCCGTTCTAATATTAGAAAAATCGGATAATCCTTATTCACCTTTCAAACAACTTCCTTTTGGGATACGGGGGCTTTCCGCTCCTAGCATCGAATCTTTCGATCGAAGAGGATTATTAGGCGAACTTGAGATCCATAAACATCTTAAAAATCCTCACGCTAATGCAGTGCAACAAGGTCCGCGTCGCCAGGTAGGGCATTTTGCTGGTATTCCATTTCACGAAGGTAATATTGATACTTCACAATGGAAACATCGGCTGAAAAGTTCTACCGAAACCAATTTGATATCGGTAATGGAAGAGATTGAAACAATACTTACTCTTCGTGCAGTATCCTTAGGCGTAGAAATTAAGCGCGGTCTTGCATTAACTTCCTTTTCTCAGACTGAAGATGGGGTAATCGTTCAATCGGTAGACCAATCTTTTCAAGGACAGTGGCTTGTGGGTTGTGATGGAGCTCGCAGCGCGGTTCGCAAATTGGGAGGTTTCGAATTTATAGGTACGGAACCGGAGTTTACCGGCTATTCTACGAAGATCGATCTGGCAGATCCGGAGAAACTGAAGCCGGGAAGGAATCTGACCGAAAGAGGTATGTATTTGCAGTCTCAACCGGGTTTTATTGTGATGCAGGATTTTGATCGAGGTGCATTTCATAGTTCTGAAAAACAAATCACATTGGAACATGTGCAGGAAGTCCTGCGTCGTATCTCGAACACTGATGTAACTATCAGTGCTCTTCATTTTGCAACTACTTGGACGGACAGAGCGAGACAAGTATCAAGTTATCTTAATGGACGAATTCTTTTAGCTGGAGATGCAGCTCATATTCATTCTCCTTTGGGAGGGCAAGGACTGAACCTTGGATTGGGTGATGCGATGAACCTCGGATGGAAACTTGCCGCGACCATCCATAACAAAGCTCCGGAAGGTTTATTAGATAGTTATCAAAGGGAGCGACATCCGATCGGTGCACAGGTCCTGGACTGGTCGCGGGCTCAAGTCCATATCATGAAGCCAAACCCAGAGGCCCGTGCATTAAACTCGATTTTTAGAGATCTTATGGAAACTCGGGATGTGGCGACTTATATGGCGGCTAGGGTGTGGGGAATTTTTGCGCACTACGATCTAGGCGATGCACATCCTTTAGTGGGTTATAGTGTCCCGAACTTCGAGTTTGAGGATGGTAGAAGGACCAGCGAACTTATGCAAGGTGGCCAAGGAATACTTCTCGATTTCGATTCGAATTCTTCCCTTAAAACCTTTGCAAATGAATACGGAGACCGAATAAAATACATTTCCGGTAGAGCGAAAGAGCAGTTAGGGTTGAATTCCGTACTGATACGTCCTGATGGAATTATTGCCTGGGCTTCCGATATAAAACCTGATATACAATCTATCAGACAGGAAGCTTCTCGATGGTTTACTCAATTTATTTCCTGA
- a CDS encoding polysaccharide deacetylase family protein, whose product MSFMKTALSFSLLFLIYCSSFGTSIHIPIDHKEGPIGYYEGDPLPPKTAFLTFDDGPSDWTNDVLDILKKENVKATFFVCGAWLPKASTRGNSFRKYKTVLIRMKEEGHTIGNHTLGHQNFAYMSPKRIESQLSENQKLYRNELGEYSGKLIWIRPPFGSPYIKISNETVRKRVSSALQGKGLVFMWTKEFDSTDSKEWVKGEWYEKGPRIDPDNEKFRRKMDRIYNSSVSKTEGQGVVILFHDTHPTTKEVLPFIIEKLRSEGYTFATAEDYTKWRWGKTSKELSEEEPD is encoded by the coding sequence ATGAGTTTTATGAAGACCGCCTTATCCTTTTCTTTATTGTTCCTGATCTACTGTTCCAGTTTCGGGACTTCTATACATATTCCAATCGATCACAAAGAAGGCCCCATCGGATATTATGAAGGAGATCCCCTTCCTCCTAAAACCGCTTTTCTAACGTTCGATGACGGTCCCTCCGATTGGACTAACGACGTACTGGATATACTCAAAAAAGAAAATGTAAAAGCTACCTTCTTTGTATGTGGCGCCTGGTTGCCTAAGGCGAGCACTAGAGGGAATAGTTTCAGAAAATATAAAACAGTGCTGATCCGTATGAAAGAAGAAGGTCATACAATCGGAAATCACACGCTTGGTCACCAGAATTTCGCGTACATGTCCCCGAAAAGAATAGAGAGCCAACTGTCCGAAAACCAAAAATTATACCGGAATGAATTGGGAGAATATTCTGGAAAATTAATATGGATCAGGCCTCCCTTCGGTTCACCTTATATCAAAATTAGTAACGAAACAGTCCGGAAAAGAGTAAGTTCCGCGCTCCAAGGTAAAGGTCTCGTATTCATGTGGACTAAAGAATTCGATTCCACTGATTCCAAAGAATGGGTAAAAGGAGAATGGTACGAAAAAGGACCAAGGATAGATCCGGATAACGAAAAATTCAGAAGGAAAATGGATCGTATCTATAACTCGTCAGTATCCAAAACGGAAGGGCAAGGTGTTGTGATCTTATTTCACGATACACATCCAACCACCAAAGAAGTCCTACCGTTTATCATAGAAAAATTGAGATCGGAAGGATATACTTTTGCTACGGCGGAAGATTATACCAAATGGCGTTGGGGAAAAACTAGCAAAGAGTTGAGTGAAGAAGAGCCGGATTGA
- a CDS encoding MBL fold metallo-hydrolase, which translates to MKIQRIIILLVAIGILTACAVTSNRSVLVNKGTPVDIKDINPSDKGPIVFKKIIAADWATERAGLINLKDQKAITAGLQSGQEPIQIYFYVIDHPKFGRYVVDTGLGDVFRKETKEWPVSGIVASQMNLGALKIHTTIKEWLQKEPKKVEGIFITHLHLDHILGTQDFPIGTSVYTGQNEPGDTRFLHLFVQGSTDKILGPDTVLSELNFFRKEAAPIRFLDFFGDQSLYVVSVPGHTEGSIAFLIKSTNGVQLITGDTCHTSWGWLNNVTPGDFTKDIERNKVSLDLLQTVAAKFPKIQIHPGHQSIPAPTK; encoded by the coding sequence GTGAAAATCCAACGAATCATTATATTATTAGTCGCGATCGGAATTTTAACCGCTTGCGCAGTTACTTCCAATCGCTCTGTTCTAGTGAATAAAGGAACTCCAGTCGATATCAAAGATATCAATCCTTCAGATAAAGGTCCGATTGTTTTTAAAAAGATTATCGCAGCGGACTGGGCAACGGAACGTGCTGGTCTGATCAATTTAAAGGATCAAAAAGCAATTACTGCAGGTTTGCAGTCCGGTCAGGAACCGATTCAAATTTATTTTTACGTAATAGATCATCCTAAATTTGGAAGATATGTGGTGGATACCGGGCTCGGGGACGTATTTCGTAAGGAGACAAAAGAATGGCCTGTTTCCGGAATAGTCGCTTCTCAGATGAATTTGGGAGCTTTGAAGATTCATACAACGATTAAAGAGTGGCTGCAAAAAGAGCCAAAAAAAGTAGAAGGTATCTTTATTACTCATTTGCATTTAGATCATATTTTGGGTACTCAAGATTTTCCAATTGGGACTTCAGTATATACTGGTCAGAACGAACCTGGGGATACTCGATTCCTTCATCTTTTTGTGCAAGGAAGTACGGACAAGATACTCGGACCTGATACTGTTCTTTCCGAATTAAACTTCTTTAGAAAAGAAGCTGCTCCAATTAGATTTCTAGATTTTTTCGGTGACCAATCTCTTTATGTAGTCTCGGTTCCTGGACATACGGAAGGTAGCATTGCATTTTTAATAAAATCTACTAACGGGGTCCAGCTGATTACTGGAGATACTTGTCATACTAGCTGGGGTTGGCTGAATAATGTAACTCCAGGAGATTTTACTAAGGATATAGAAAGGAATAAAGTGAGTCTAGATTTGCTACAAACCGTTGCAGCTAAATTCCCAAAAATTCAGATCCATCCAGGACATCAAAGTATTCCTGCTCCCACTAAATAG
- a CDS encoding acyl-CoA dehydrogenase family protein, whose product MYQELTEQQIEIRDTIRSFVKKEITHEVAIHWDEANKHPEELINRMRTELGVNGLTIPEEYGGWGLGSVEQCLVTEELSRGCLGISLCFGYTGLGILPIMKGASHEQKKKWLQPVVDGEYGVSFCLSEPGAGSDVPGMSTTAVKKGDKWVINGTKQWITGGGSAGAYTVFAYTDKGRGTRGVSCFYVKRDTPGLIVGKKEDKLGIRASDTRQIIFEDCAVEEVNMIGKENLGFIYALQTLNASRPYVAAMGVGVAQAALDHASKYARQREQFGSKISSFQAVQHMLADMSIGVETARQICYLSARMSDAEDPRLPKYSAIAKAYCSETAMKAATDAVQIFGGYGYTKEYPVEKLMRDAKILCIFEGTTQIQKNEIAAYVIREAASAK is encoded by the coding sequence ATGTATCAGGAACTGACTGAGCAGCAGATCGAGATTAGGGACACGATTCGTTCTTTCGTTAAGAAAGAGATCACCCACGAAGTTGCTATCCATTGGGACGAAGCAAATAAGCATCCAGAAGAACTTATCAATAGAATGAGAACCGAGTTAGGGGTCAATGGACTCACTATCCCCGAAGAATACGGCGGATGGGGTCTTGGTTCAGTAGAGCAGTGTTTGGTAACCGAAGAACTTTCTAGAGGATGTCTCGGAATCAGCCTTTGTTTCGGTTATACCGGTCTTGGTATCCTTCCGATCATGAAAGGTGCAAGCCACGAACAAAAGAAAAAATGGCTTCAACCGGTTGTTGACGGAGAATACGGAGTTTCTTTCTGTCTTTCCGAGCCTGGTGCAGGTTCAGACGTTCCTGGTATGAGCACTACTGCAGTTAAAAAAGGTGACAAATGGGTCATCAACGGAACTAAACAGTGGATCACCGGCGGTGGAAGTGCCGGAGCTTATACCGTTTTTGCTTACACTGATAAAGGCCGTGGAACTCGCGGAGTTTCCTGTTTCTACGTTAAACGTGATACCCCAGGTCTGATCGTTGGTAAAAAAGAAGATAAACTTGGTATTCGTGCATCCGATACTCGCCAGATCATCTTCGAAGATTGTGCAGTCGAAGAAGTTAACATGATCGGAAAAGAAAATCTAGGGTTCATATACGCTCTTCAAACTCTGAACGCATCTCGTCCATACGTCGCTGCTATGGGAGTGGGTGTTGCTCAAGCTGCTTTAGATCACGCTTCTAAATACGCTCGTCAAAGAGAGCAGTTCGGTTCTAAAATTTCCAGCTTCCAAGCTGTTCAACACATGCTTGCGGATATGTCTATCGGTGTAGAAACTGCACGTCAGATCTGCTATCTTTCTGCTCGTATGTCTGATGCTGAGGATCCTCGTCTTCCGAAATATTCTGCAATCGCAAAAGCTTATTGCTCTGAGACTGCAATGAAAGCGGCTACTGACGCGGTTCAAATCTTCGGCGGATACGGTTACACTAAAGAGTATCCTGTTGAAAAACTGATGAGAGACGCGAAAATCCTTTGTATCTTCGAAGGAACCACTCAAATTCAGAAAAACGAGATCGCAGCTTATGTGATCCGTGAAGCAGCTTCCGCAAAATAA
- a CDS encoding DUF1761 family protein, translating to MIQSIVAPIVAGIAGFICAFLFSGPLYFGLSKFLNLPTQEEKKDLGVRIFLNFCVFVATAFSLSLILQYISLQNKAQGQSIAFILWFGLIFTSSSIDVIWKGKHLKLWIFESISSLITIQVLMFVLLLFYK from the coding sequence ATGATTCAAAGTATCGTAGCGCCAATCGTTGCCGGAATAGCTGGGTTTATTTGCGCCTTTCTTTTTAGTGGTCCTCTCTATTTCGGCCTTTCAAAATTTCTAAATTTACCCACTCAGGAAGAAAAAAAGGATCTTGGGGTCCGAATATTTTTGAACTTCTGCGTTTTTGTGGCTACGGCATTTTCTCTCTCATTGATCTTACAATATATCAGTCTACAAAATAAAGCCCAAGGTCAATCCATCGCTTTCATTCTTTGGTTCGGGTTGATATTCACATCTAGTTCTATCGATGTAATCTGGAAAGGTAAACATCTGAAACTTTGGATCTTTGAGTCTATCTCTTCCCTTATCACAATCCAAGTTTTAATGTTTGTTCTATTACTATTTTATAAATGA
- a CDS encoding SMR family transporter gives MKLTVIIIFIVALFFNALANILIKASSLGDKTNTASGIEGLIKAFLHPVFFAGLASFGIALLGYRWVLGNGLKLSLAYPLFTSAGFIIVLVASAIFFKEELNWTQWTGIGLILAGVWLTSAEMFA, from the coding sequence ATGAAATTAACGGTGATAATCATTTTCATAGTCGCATTATTCTTCAATGCTTTGGCAAACATTTTGATCAAGGCAAGTTCATTAGGAGATAAAACAAATACTGCTTCCGGAATTGAAGGATTGATCAAAGCATTTTTACATCCGGTATTCTTTGCAGGACTAGCTTCTTTCGGGATCGCGTTATTAGGTTATAGATGGGTATTGGGTAACGGATTAAAATTATCCTTAGCATACCCTCTCTTCACATCTGCTGGATTTATTATAGTACTCGTAGCTTCCGCGATATTTTTTAAGGAAGAACTGAACTGGACCCAATGGACAGGGATCGGTTTGATACTTGCAGGGGTATGGTTGACCTCTGCCGAAATGTTCGCCTAA
- a CDS encoding CaiB/BaiF CoA transferase family protein, with amino-acid sequence MNKGPLSGVKVVDLSLLLPGPLCSMYLGDMGAEIIKVENPRAMDATRVMFKKENGAPSLYLMLNRNKKAITLNLKREKSKEILFKLLEDADILLEGFRPDGLSKMGLGYEDLKEKFPRLIYCGIYGYGDSGAYKDFAGHDLNYLSLSGVLDQTGKNPQAPGFQLADIGGGTLTALSSILAALYYREKTGRGQKIAISMMEASLQFISLYGGIYSATGKNPEGGNELLSGKLPNYSTYKTKEGRWVALGALEEMFFKTFLRQSGLDVHLEKTPIAETHFAEWKKILTEYFSSKTLADLEPIFQNPDSCLTPVKTLDEVSKDPVLREKGLILDRKHKQYGDYIQFGSPFPFSESKVTYRMDPPDHGEHNQEILKSLGYSDSEIEELKKDKVI; translated from the coding sequence ATGAACAAAGGTCCACTTTCAGGAGTTAAGGTAGTAGATTTAAGCTTATTGCTACCAGGTCCGTTATGCTCCATGTATCTGGGAGATATGGGAGCCGAGATCATCAAGGTAGAAAATCCGAGAGCAATGGACGCAACTAGAGTGATGTTCAAAAAAGAAAACGGTGCGCCTTCTTTGTATCTGATGTTGAACAGAAATAAGAAAGCGATCACACTCAATCTTAAGAGGGAAAAATCCAAAGAGATATTATTTAAACTATTAGAAGATGCTGATATATTGTTGGAAGGATTTCGCCCGGACGGACTTTCTAAAATGGGACTCGGTTACGAGGATCTAAAAGAAAAATTTCCTAGACTGATCTATTGCGGGATTTACGGATATGGAGATTCCGGCGCATATAAGGACTTTGCTGGGCATGACTTAAATTATCTTTCTCTATCGGGAGTATTAGACCAAACCGGAAAAAATCCCCAGGCTCCGGGATTCCAATTGGCGGATATAGGAGGCGGAACGTTAACTGCTCTTTCTTCAATTTTGGCGGCTCTGTATTATCGGGAAAAAACGGGTCGAGGCCAAAAGATTGCAATCTCTATGATGGAAGCTTCTCTCCAATTTATCTCATTATATGGAGGGATCTATTCCGCAACGGGTAAAAATCCGGAAGGTGGAAACGAATTATTATCAGGAAAACTCCCGAATTATTCCACTTACAAAACTAAAGAAGGCCGTTGGGTAGCATTAGGCGCGTTGGAAGAAATGTTCTTTAAAACATTCTTAAGACAATCCGGGCTCGATGTGCATTTGGAAAAAACCCCGATCGCAGAAACACATTTTGCAGAATGGAAAAAAATCCTCACTGAATACTTCTCCTCTAAAACTCTTGCAGACCTGGAGCCTATATTCCAAAATCCTGATTCTTGTCTTACTCCTGTCAAAACCCTGGACGAGGTTTCTAAAGATCCGGTGCTCCGAGAAAAAGGACTGATCCTGGATCGTAAACATAAACAATACGGGGATTATATACAATTCGGATCTCCTTTTCCTTTTTCGGAAAGTAAGGTGACATACAGGATGGACCCGCCTGATCACGGAGAGCATAATCAGGAAATCTTAAAGTCTTTAGGCTATAGCGATTCAGAGATAGAAGAGTTGAAAAAAGATAAAGTAATTTAA
- a CDS encoding TetR/AcrR family transcriptional regulator, which translates to MGLREIKKAKTRKLISDIARDLFIEKGYDTVTIAEIAEKAEVAVTTLFNYFPTKESLIFDLEDEIDTDILKAIKERKKGQSILDALYRYFFSSKLFNPPDKKTFSGFGKLIRSSPELTSYLRGLWARYENTLAKEIQNDSGVSKIEAECVAKLILEGVSFACNSTSPKDVLTLTFRVLKNGWNK; encoded by the coding sequence ATGGGATTGCGGGAAATAAAAAAAGCCAAAACTCGAAAACTCATATCTGATATTGCTCGTGACCTTTTTATAGAGAAAGGATACGATACCGTTACAATTGCTGAAATAGCCGAAAAAGCGGAAGTTGCCGTTACTACACTTTTTAATTATTTTCCGACAAAAGAGTCCCTCATTTTCGATCTTGAGGATGAGATAGATACAGATATCTTGAAGGCGATTAAAGAACGAAAGAAGGGGCAATCCATTCTGGATGCTCTCTATCGATATTTTTTTTCGAGCAAGTTATTCAATCCGCCCGATAAAAAAACTTTCTCCGGATTTGGAAAGCTCATCAGATCTTCGCCTGAACTTACTTCCTATCTACGCGGGTTATGGGCCCGTTATGAAAATACTTTAGCCAAAGAGATCCAAAACGATTCCGGTGTGAGTAAAATAGAAGCGGAGTGTGTTGCAAAGCTGATCCTTGAAGGCGTGAGCTTTGCATGTAATTCGACGTCTCCCAAGGATGTATTAACTCTCACGTTCAGAGTTTTGAAAAATGGATGGAATAAATGA